In a single window of the Callithrix jacchus isolate 240 chromosome 1, calJac240_pri, whole genome shotgun sequence genome:
- the TMEM250 gene encoding transmembrane protein 250 — MTPTLTAPGRHRQGPMPVMPIPRRVRSFHGPHTTCLHAACGPVRASHLARTKYNNFDVYIKTRWLYGFIRFLLYFSCSLFTAALWGALAALFCLQYLGVRVLLRFQRKLSVLLLLLGRRRVDFRLVNELLIYGIHVTMLLVGGLGWCFMVFVDM; from the coding sequence ATGACCCCTACGCTGACCGCGCCTGGACGCCACCGCCAGGGCCCAATGCCGGTCATGCCCATCCCGCGGCGGGTGCGCTCCTTCCACGGCCCGCATACCACCTGCCTGCATGCGGCCTGCGGGCCCGTGCGCGCCTCTCACTTGGCCCGCACCAAGTACAACAACTTCGACGTGTACATCAAGACGCGCTGGCTGTACGGCTTCATCCGCTTCCTGCTCTACTTCAGCTGCAGTCTGTTCACCGCGGCGCTCTGGGGCGCGCTGGCCGCCCTCTTCTGCTTGCAGTACCTGGGCGTGCGCGTCCTGTTGCGCTTCCAGCGCAAGCTGTCggtgctgctgttgctgctgggcCGCCGGCGTGTGGACTTCCGTCTGGTGAACGAGCTGCTCATCTATGGCATCCACGTCACCATGCTGCTGGTGGGGGGCCTCGGCTGGTGCTTCATGGTCTTCGTGGACATGTGA
- the LOC144576988 gene encoding uncharacterized protein LOC144576988 isoform X1 produces the protein MTAPPGSRRARRGRGRRRRADSGDREPKWETAPESEQALQPPQGPPVKEGHLRYCHCASSVQAGPSLAAGLQGPRPRRGRESRLYPDIWTSKGHQEIGTNKKTCMSARVA, from the exons ATGACGGCGCCCCCAGGCTCCAGGAGGGCCCGGAGGGGTAGGGGCCGCCGACGCCGCGCGGACTCGGGCGACAGGGAGCCGAAGTGGGAGACGGCCCCGGAGAGCGAGCAGGCCCTGCAGCCGCCCCAGGGCCCCCCAGTGAAGGAAGGGCACCTGCGATATTGTCACTGCGCCTCGTCCGTACAAGCTG GCCCGTCATTGGCCGCAGGCCTCCAGGGCCCACGTCCCCGCCGCGGGAGAGAGAGCCGCCTTTACCCGGACATCTGGACCAGCAAAGGCCACCAGGAG ATTGGGACAAATAAAAAGACCTGCATGTCAGCCAGAGTGGCCTGA
- the LOC144576988 gene encoding uncharacterized protein LOC144576988 isoform X2, giving the protein MTAPPGSRRARRGRGRRRRADSGDREPKWETAPESEQALQPPQGPPVKEGHLRYCHCASSVQAGLQGPRPRRGRESRLYPDIWTSKGHQEIGTNKKTCMSARVA; this is encoded by the exons ATGACGGCGCCCCCAGGCTCCAGGAGGGCCCGGAGGGGTAGGGGCCGCCGACGCCGCGCGGACTCGGGCGACAGGGAGCCGAAGTGGGAGACGGCCCCGGAGAGCGAGCAGGCCCTGCAGCCGCCCCAGGGCCCCCCAGTGAAGGAAGGGCACCTGCGATATTGTCACTGCGCCTCGTCCGTACAAGCTG GCCTCCAGGGCCCACGTCCCCGCCGCGGGAGAGAGAGCCGCCTTTACCCGGACATCTGGACCAGCAAAGGCCACCAGGAG ATTGGGACAAATAAAAAGACCTGCATGTCAGCCAGAGTGGCCTGA
- the LOC144576988 gene encoding uncharacterized protein LOC144576988 isoform X4, translated as MTAPPGSRRARRGRGRRRRADSGDREPKWETAPESEQALQPPQGPPVKEGHLRYCHCASSVQAGLQGPRPRRGRESRLYPDIWTSKGHQEM; from the exons ATGACGGCGCCCCCAGGCTCCAGGAGGGCCCGGAGGGGTAGGGGCCGCCGACGCCGCGCGGACTCGGGCGACAGGGAGCCGAAGTGGGAGACGGCCCCGGAGAGCGAGCAGGCCCTGCAGCCGCCCCAGGGCCCCCCAGTGAAGGAAGGGCACCTGCGATATTGTCACTGCGCCTCGTCCGTACAAGCTG GCCTCCAGGGCCCACGTCCCCGCCGCGGGAGAGAGAGCCGCCTTTACCCGGACATCTGGACCAGCAAAGGCCACCAGGAG atGTGA
- the LOC144576988 gene encoding uncharacterized protein LOC144576988 isoform X3: protein MTAPPGSRRARRGRGRRRRADSGDREPKWETAPESEQALQPPQGPPVKEGHLRYCHCASSVQAGPSLAAGLQGPRPRRGRESRLYPDIWTSKGHQEM from the exons ATGACGGCGCCCCCAGGCTCCAGGAGGGCCCGGAGGGGTAGGGGCCGCCGACGCCGCGCGGACTCGGGCGACAGGGAGCCGAAGTGGGAGACGGCCCCGGAGAGCGAGCAGGCCCTGCAGCCGCCCCAGGGCCCCCCAGTGAAGGAAGGGCACCTGCGATATTGTCACTGCGCCTCGTCCGTACAAGCTG GCCCGTCATTGGCCGCAGGCCTCCAGGGCCCACGTCCCCGCCGCGGGAGAGAGAGCCGCCTTTACCCGGACATCTGGACCAGCAAAGGCCACCAGGAG atGTGA